A window of the Clostridia bacterium genome harbors these coding sequences:
- a CDS encoding NusG domain II-containing protein: MNIQKIKKLKSSRPFALLDIPIFVLLAILVITFMIISLNVKKEGKIVRVYVQNELYADYDLNVDGHYDIIDSQGNKLLVLVIHDKVVHVEDSTCPDHLCEMSDIQFSPEQIICLPN, encoded by the coding sequence ATGAATATACAAAAAATAAAAAAATTAAAATCTTCACGACCTTTTGCCCTGCTGGACATTCCGATTTTTGTTCTATTGGCGATTTTGGTCATAACCTTTATGATAATAAGCCTTAATGTAAAAAAAGAAGGCAAAATCGTCAGAGTTTATGTCCAAAATGAACTTTATGCCGATTATGATCTGAACGTTGACGGACATTATGATATTATCGATTCACAAGGCAATAAATTGCTGGTTTTGGTTATACATGACAAAGTCGTGCATGTAGAAGACTCGACATGCCCTGACCACCTTTGTGAGATGTCTGATATTCAGTTTTCCCCTGAACAGATAATATGCCTGCCTAACAA